A window of the Equus asinus isolate D_3611 breed Donkey chromosome 20, EquAss-T2T_v2, whole genome shotgun sequence genome harbors these coding sequences:
- the WDR18 gene encoding WD repeat-containing protein 18, translating into MMPRAGKKLRSQRSPLPEASAHARVGPTPGAGRRGRRSGRRGAVARVSLVMTHIRGGGGGKMAAPMEVAVCTDSAAQLWSCVVWELHSGANLLTYRGGQAGPRGLALLNGEYLLAAQLGKNYINAWELQRKDQLQQKIMCPGPVTCLTTSPNGLYVLAGIAESIYLWEVSTGNLLVILSRHYQDISCLQFTGDSSHFLSGGKDCLVLVWSLCSVLQVDPSRTPAPRHVWSRHTLPITDLHCGLGGPLARVATASLDQTVKLWEVSSGELLLSVLFDVGIMAVTMDLAEHHMFCGGSDGSIFQVDLCTWPGQREKSFQPEQDSGKVFRGHRNQVTCLSVSTDGSVLLSGSHDETVRLWDVQSKQCIRTVTLKGPVTNASIMLAPVSMLSSDFRPSLPLPHFNKHLLGAEHGDEPHRGGLTLRLGLHQQGSEPSYLQRAEQLHAVMCGTMEKNVLGGQEQLRVRVTELEDEVRNLRKINRDLFDFSTRIITRPAK; encoded by the exons ATGATGCCCAGAGCGGGAAAAAAGCTCCGCTCACAGCGCAGCCCCCTCCCCGAGGCCAGTGCGCACGCGCGAGTCGGGCCgacgccgggggcggggcggcgtgGGCGCCGCTCTGGGCGGCGCGGCGCAGTCGCGCGCGTCTCGCTGGTGATGACGCACATCCGGGGCGGTGGAGGcggcaagatggcggcgcccatGGAGGTGGCTGTGTGTACGGACTCGGCGGCGCAGCTGTGGAGCTGCGTCGTGTGGGAGCTGCACTCGGGCGCCAACCTGCTCACCTACCGCGGCGGCCAGGCCGGACCGCGCGGCCTGGCGCTGCTCAACGGCGAGTACCTGCTGGCGGCGCAGCTGGGCAAGAACTACATCAACGCCTGGGAGCTGCAGCGGAAg GACCAGCTCCAGCAGAAGATCATGTGCCCCGGGCCTGTCACCTGTCTGACCACGTCGCCCAATGGCCTCTACGTCCTGGCGGGCATCGCAGAGAGCATATACCTGTGGGAG GTCTCCACGGGGAACCTGCTGGTCATCCTCAGCCGCCACTACCAGGACATCTCATGCCTGCAGTTCACGGGGGACAGCAGCCACTTCCTGTCGGGGGGCAAGGACTGCCTGGTGCTGGTGTGGAGCCTCTGCAG CGTGCTGCAGGTAGACCCGTCCAGGACCCCGGCCCCCCGGCACGTCTGGTCCCGCCACACCCTCCCTATCACAGACCTGCACTGTGGCCTCGGGGGGCCCCTGGCCCGGGTGGCCACCGCCTCGCTGGACCAAACGGTGAAG CTGTGGGAGGTCTCGTCGGGCGAGCTGCTGCTGTCCGTGCTGTTCGACGTGGGCATCATGGCGGTGACCATGGACCTGGCCGAGCATCATATGTTCTGCGGCGGCAGCGACGGCTCCATCTTCCAGGTCGACCTCTGCACCTGG CccgggcagagagagaagagcttcCAGCCGGAGCAGGACAGCGGGAAGGTGTTCAGAGGGCACAG GAACCAGGTGACCTGTCTGTCGGTGTCCACTGATGGCAGCGTGCTGCTCTCGGGCTCCCACGACGAGACCGTGCGCCTGTGGGACGTGCAGAGCAAGCAGTGCATCAGGACGGTGACCCTCAAAG GCCCCGTGACCAACGCCTCTATCATGCTGGCGCCCGTCAGCATGCTGAGCTCCGACTTCAGGCCCAGCCTGCCCCTGCCGCACTTCAacaagcacctgctgggcgccgAGCACGGCGACGAGCCGCACCGCGGGGGCCTCACGCTGCGCCTGGGCCTCCACCAGCAG GGCTCGGAGCCCAGCTACCTGCAACGCGCGGAGCAGCTGCACGCGGTCATGTGCGGCACCATGGAGAAG AACGTTCTGGGCGGCCAGGAGCAGCTGCGCGTGCGCGTGACGGAGCTGGAGGACGAGGTGCGCAACCTGCGCAAGATCAACCGCGACCTGTTCGACTTCTCCACGCGCATCATCACGCGGCCGGCCAAGTGA